One segment of Candidatus Arsenophonus lipoptenae DNA contains the following:
- the recD gene encoding exodeoxyribonuclease V subunit alpha produces the protein MIYLVPLIEVINVMISLLKKAINLNLFHSLDVQLAIRLVKDENPLLLLIFSLLSAATRIGHVCLFIDKLQPDYLFFGNHIEISLALWEKSGSPNVDKIYYELKKCNAVYDLHNASIKPLVLSGNKLYFQRMWFDEGLVANFFSNNLIKIIDEERLKITLTRFFEPSNIINWQKIAVALAVTSRIAIISGGPGTGKTTTVARLLATLVALSDKKLIIKLVAPTGKAATRLTKSLNSTLLKLNLSNTEKEIIPYKAQTIHRLLGAQIDNESLRYNEENLLSLDVLIIDEASMISLSIMAKLIKALPDNSHIILLGDSDQLASVEAGAVFHDLCSFSKYGYSYERVKQLSKITNYDLSNFISNNGPEIKDRICLLHTSYRFDTKSQIGLFATAVKQCNMNYINKLLTKSANGAEVTFNHLGSSDQYAQLLFDIVKNYSYYFNMIYINYDPEEILTAFNSYRLLVALREGPYGVMGLNYQLEYVLYHNGIIKYKDHSWYKNYEGRPIMILENDSSLNLFNGDIGIILRDGQRDLKAFFQLSNGITKKISLSRLPKHETTFAMTVHKSQGSEFEHVALVLPPIFSSIISKELIYTAITRAKNQLTIYSDINVLIKGLCTSTERFSGLTERLFY, from the coding sequence ATGATTTATTTAGTTCCATTAATTGAGGTTATAAATGTAATGATAAGTTTATTAAAAAAGGCTATTAATCTTAATTTATTTCATTCTCTAGATGTACAACTTGCTATTCGATTAGTGAAAGATGAAAATCCATTATTATTGCTGATATTTTCATTGTTAAGTGCGGCAACTAGAATTGGTCATGTTTGTTTATTTATCGATAAATTACAACCTGATTATCTATTTTTTGGTAACCATATCGAAATTTCTCTTGCACTTTGGGAAAAATCAGGATCACCAAATGTTGATAAAATTTATTATGAACTGAAAAAATGTAATGCTGTTTATGATCTACACAATGCATCAATAAAACCTTTAGTGTTGTCTGGTAATAAATTATATTTTCAACGAATGTGGTTTGATGAAGGATTAGTAGCTAATTTTTTTTCTAATAATTTAATAAAAATTATTGATGAAGAACGATTAAAGATTACTTTAACTCGTTTTTTTGAACCTTCTAATATAATAAATTGGCAAAAAATAGCCGTTGCATTAGCAGTAACAAGTCGTATTGCTATTATTTCTGGTGGTCCTGGTACAGGAAAAACAACTACAGTAGCACGTCTATTAGCCACTCTAGTTGCATTAAGTGATAAAAAATTAATCATTAAATTAGTAGCACCTACAGGAAAAGCAGCTACAAGATTAACAAAATCTTTAAATTCTACATTATTAAAATTAAATTTATCAAACACTGAAAAAGAAATTATCCCTTATAAAGCCCAAACTATTCATAGATTATTAGGTGCACAGATAGATAATGAGTCATTACGTTATAATGAAGAAAACTTATTATCATTAGATGTATTAATTATTGATGAAGCATCGATGATTAGTTTATCGATTATGGCTAAATTAATCAAGGCTTTACCTGATAATAGTCATATTATTTTATTAGGTGATAGTGATCAATTAGCTTCAGTTGAAGCCGGTGCTGTTTTTCATGATTTATGCAGTTTTTCAAAATATGGTTATAGCTATGAACGAGTTAAACAACTTTCAAAAATAACAAATTATGATTTATCTAATTTTATTTCTAATAATGGACCAGAAATTAAAGATAGGATTTGTTTATTACATACAAGTTATAGATTTGATACTAAATCTCAAATTGGGTTATTTGCCACTGCAGTTAAACAATGTAACATGAACTATATAAATAAATTACTAACAAAATCAGCTAATGGTGCAGAAGTTACTTTTAACCATCTAGGATCATCAGATCAGTATGCGCAATTATTATTTGATATTGTTAAAAATTATAGTTACTATTTTAATATGATATACATAAATTATGATCCTGAAGAGATCCTAACTGCTTTTAATAGTTATCGTTTACTAGTTGCTCTAAGAGAAGGTCCATATGGCGTTATGGGATTAAATTATCAATTAGAGTATGTTTTATATCATAATGGAATAATTAAATATAAAGATCATAGTTGGTATAAAAATTACGAAGGACGTCCAATTATGATTTTAGAAAATGATAGTAGTTTGAATTTATTTAATGGTGATATTGGCATTATATTACGGGATGGACAAAGAGATTTAAAAGCTTTTTTTCAGTTATCAAATGGAATAACAAAAAAAATATCTTTAAGTAGACTACCTAAGCATGAAACAACTTTTGCGATGACAGTTCATAAATCGCAAGGATCTGAATTTGAACATGTTGCATTGGTTTTGCCACCTATTTTTAGCTCTATTATTAGTAAAGAACTTATTTATACAGCAATTACCAGAGCGAAAAATCAATTAACTATTTATTCTGATATTAATGTTTTAATTAAAGGATTATGTACATCTACTGAACGGTTTAGTGGTCTAACCGAACGTTTATTTTATTAA
- the recB gene encoding exodeoxyribonuclease V subunit beta yields the protein MKNRNLEFFQLDPYDFPLNGERLIEASAGTGKTYTIVLLYLRLLLGVGQQNSFFRPLTVEEILVVTFTEASTKELRSRIFHNIHQMRIACIRNGIGFESTSIYLKLLPFILDKELAIQLLLDAERKIDKAAIYTIHGFCKRVLMHNAFESGMLFEPYIIKDENILQQQACIDFWRCNYYLLDYSLSKFINNEWSSPTALLNEIKPYLQGDIPIFIHHSIQYQSIQQCYKHFINMIEIVKNLWILNSDIILDLISNSAVNKHTYNKRNLDTWFININKWARSVTLDYKNPKELYRFSQSYLIKQTLTDNVPEHEVFLAIDNLLEKSSILRNFFIFKAIIDIRQIIIKKKQLYGAIGFDDLLNNLDQALHASNGEKLANIIRNRYPFVMIDEFQDTNSRQYKIFNRIYHGYNKCGIVFIGDPKQAIYGFRGADIFAYLKAKKNIKFHYTLDINWRSSANMISAVNQLFNLVKNPFIFEQIPFHKICSSIFNKDLAFIYKTKKLSALNFFYLDKSTVSILEYQQIMAAKCASEICNWLQDSKNGTTWLYRDAIKKSVKATDIMVLVRTRYEGTMIENALSKCNIPSVFLSKQESVFSTNEANDLLLLLQGILSPEKDLTLRCALATSLIGLSAEDLEKLNSDENQLAIFIEEFANYLLLWQTHGIASVLRAIMVNHKIAENLVMDNIDGEKRLINFMHLGELLQEAELQLNNEYALVNWLSRQIKQPNPKLENQQIRLKNDEDIVSISTIHKSKGLEYPIVCLPFACQFSEQKSISFHDRENFQMYVDLTKQSENIKSSSEECLSEDLRLLYVALTRSIYHCSIGIAPLIKRNRSKKKVNTDVHKSALGYLLQQGKAGNADLLRDALNSLINENINVIPFDGINLYPWYHQKNKSYDLLAKNFTGYIQKNWRVTSYSGLIYNEKYPLSDHLAVNNVINIDSINIKIDIQYLMPKINNESLDDDFVVQSKIQEKSIHTFPRGPKAGTFLHSILSLSSFNQYPKEDWLAEKLEQSGFSTDWVDVLKIWLINIFNAPILQNNFSLSKITSKYKVNEMEFHLPIEKLLHPSALDRLTHQYDYLSKLCSPFNFEPVIGILNGFIDLVFIWQDKFYLLDYKSNWLGKKSQSYSPDNIQKVMVKSRYDLQYQLYTLALNRYLENRIPNYNYQKHFGGIIYFFLRGIDVNNPNYGIYYTIPSYELIQKLDDLFSSIN from the coding sequence ATGAAAAATAGGAACTTAGAATTTTTTCAATTGGATCCTTATGATTTTCCTTTAAATGGTGAGAGATTAATAGAAGCATCAGCTGGAACAGGAAAAACTTATACTATTGTTTTGCTATATTTGAGATTATTATTAGGTGTTGGACAACAAAATTCATTTTTTCGTCCATTAACTGTTGAAGAAATTTTAGTTGTCACATTTACAGAAGCGTCAACCAAGGAATTACGATCACGTATTTTTCATAATATTCATCAGATGAGAATAGCATGTATTAGGAATGGTATTGGTTTTGAGTCGACTTCAATATACTTAAAATTATTACCATTTATTTTAGATAAAGAATTAGCAATCCAATTATTATTAGATGCTGAAAGAAAAATAGATAAAGCAGCAATTTACACTATACATGGATTTTGTAAACGTGTTTTAATGCATAATGCTTTTGAATCAGGCATGTTATTTGAACCGTATATCATAAAAGATGAAAATATTTTACAGCAACAAGCTTGTATTGATTTTTGGCGTTGCAATTATTATCTTTTAGATTATTCATTATCAAAATTTATTAATAATGAATGGAGCAGCCCAACGGCATTGTTAAATGAAATAAAACCTTATTTACAAGGTGATATACCAATATTTATACATCATTCAATTCAGTATCAATCAATACAACAATGTTATAAGCATTTTATTAATATGATTGAAATAGTTAAAAATTTATGGATTTTAAATTCAGATATAATTTTAGATTTAATTAGTAATTCAGCTGTAAATAAACATACTTATAATAAGCGTAATTTAGATACATGGTTTATAAATATTAATAAATGGGCAAGATCAGTTACTTTAGATTATAAAAATCCAAAAGAACTATATCGGTTCTCTCAATCTTATTTAATCAAGCAGACATTAACTGATAATGTACCAGAACACGAAGTTTTTTTGGCTATTGATAATTTATTAGAGAAATCAAGTATTTTACGTAATTTTTTTATTTTTAAAGCTATTATTGATATTCGTCAAATAATTATAAAGAAAAAACAATTATATGGCGCAATTGGATTTGATGATTTGTTAAATAATTTAGATCAAGCATTACATGCAAGTAATGGAGAAAAGTTAGCTAATATTATTCGTAATCGTTATCCATTTGTTATGATTGACGAATTTCAAGATACTAATTCACGACAATATAAAATTTTTAATCGTATTTATCATGGATATAATAAATGTGGCATAGTATTTATTGGTGATCCCAAACAAGCTATTTATGGTTTTCGTGGTGCCGATATTTTTGCTTATTTAAAAGCTAAAAAGAATATTAAATTCCATTATACTCTTGATATTAATTGGCGTTCTTCAGCTAATATGATTTCTGCTGTTAATCAATTATTTAATTTAGTAAAAAATCCATTTATTTTTGAGCAAATACCTTTTCATAAAATTTGTTCATCTATTTTTAATAAAGACTTAGCTTTTATTTATAAAACAAAAAAATTATCAGCATTAAATTTTTTTTATTTAGATAAATCAACTGTTTCTATACTAGAGTATCAACAAATTATGGCTGCTAAATGTGCTAGTGAGATTTGTAATTGGCTTCAAGATAGTAAAAATGGGACAACTTGGTTATATCGAGATGCTATAAAAAAATCTGTGAAGGCTACTGATATTATGGTATTGGTAAGAACTCGTTATGAAGGAACAATGATAGAAAATGCGTTAAGTAAATGCAATATTCCATCAGTTTTTCTTTCTAAACAAGAAAGCGTATTTTCTACTAATGAAGCAAATGATTTATTACTTTTATTACAGGGCATATTATCACCTGAAAAAGATTTAACATTGCGTTGTGCATTGGCTACAAGTTTAATTGGACTTAGTGCAGAAGATCTTGAAAAATTAAATAGTGATGAAAATCAATTAGCAATATTTATTGAAGAATTTGCTAATTATTTATTACTTTGGCAGACACATGGTATTGCATCTGTATTACGAGCTATTATGGTGAACCATAAAATTGCTGAAAATTTAGTGATGGATAATATAGATGGTGAAAAACGATTAATAAATTTTATGCATTTAGGTGAATTATTACAAGAAGCTGAATTGCAGCTTAATAATGAATATGCTTTAGTAAATTGGTTATCAAGGCAAATTAAACAGCCTAATCCTAAATTAGAAAATCAGCAAATACGTTTAAAAAATGATGAAGATATTGTCAGTATTAGTACGATTCATAAATCTAAAGGTTTAGAATATCCAATAGTTTGCTTACCTTTTGCTTGTCAATTTTCAGAACAGAAATCAATATCTTTTCATGATCGTGAAAATTTTCAAATGTATGTTGATTTAACAAAACAAAGTGAAAATATTAAATCTTCTAGTGAAGAGTGTTTATCTGAAGATTTACGTTTATTATATGTTGCATTAACACGTTCAATTTATCATTGTAGTATTGGTATTGCACCATTAATAAAGAGAAATCGTAGTAAAAAAAAAGTAAATACAGATGTTCATAAAAGTGCATTAGGTTATTTATTACAACAAGGTAAAGCTGGTAATGCTGATTTATTGCGTGATGCTTTAAATTCATTAATTAATGAAAATATTAATGTTATACCATTTGATGGTATTAATTTATATCCCTGGTATCATCAAAAAAATAAATCTTATGATCTATTAGCTAAAAATTTTACAGGTTATATCCAAAAAAATTGGCGAGTCACTAGTTATTCAGGATTAATTTATAATGAAAAATATCCATTATCTGATCATTTAGCTGTCAATAATGTAATAAATATTGATAGTATAAATATTAAAATTGATATCCAATATTTGATGCCTAAAATAAATAATGAATCATTAGATGATGATTTTGTAGTTCAATCTAAAATACAAGAGAAAAGTATTCATACATTTCCTAGAGGTCCTAAAGCAGGAACTTTTTTACACTCAATATTATCATTATCATCATTTAATCAATATCCTAAAGAAGATTGGTTAGCTGAGAAATTAGAACAATCAGGTTTTTCCACTGATTGGGTAGATGTATTAAAAATATGGTTAATTAATATTTTTAATGCTCCTATATTACAAAATAACTTCAGTTTATCAAAAATTACATCTAAATATAAAGTAAATGAAATGGAATTTCATTTACCAATAGAAAAATTATTGCATCCATCTGCATTAGATCGATTAACCCATCAGTATGATTATTTATCTAAACTTTGTTCACCATTTAACTTTGAACCAGTAATAGGAATTTTAAATGGTTTTATTGATTTAGTTTTTATTTGGCAAGATAAATTTTATTTACTTGATTATAAATCAAATTGGTTAGGTAAAAAAAGTCAATCATATAGTCCTGATAATATACAGAAAGTAATGGTAAAAAGTAGATATGATTTACAATATCAACTTTATACGTTAGCTTTAAATCGTTATTTGGAAAATCGTATACCTAATTATAATTATCAAAAACATTTTGGAGGTATTATATATTTTTTTTTAAGAGGTATTGATGTTAATAATCCTAATTATGGTATTTATTATACCATTCCTTCTTACGAGTTAATACAAAAGCTGGATGATTTATTTAGTTCCATTAATTGA
- the rsmD gene encoding 16S rRNA (guanine(966)-N(2))-methyltransferase RsmD — MSKKKLCKSFYQVRIIGGKWKGRKISVFNCNELRPTMDSIKETLFNWLIPFIQKTRCLDCFAGSGSLAIEALSRYAAAATFIEIKRHAALQIKANLEKLGAKNSQVINHDILNYLSHKGSPYDIIFLDPPFRKNLLKNTSILLEQNGWLTKNCWIYIETEIENNLNILPKNWLIYRQKKVGQVAYCLYTRY; from the coding sequence ATGTCAAAAAAAAAATTATGTAAGTCATTTTATCAAGTTCGTATAATTGGAGGTAAATGGAAGGGGCGTAAAATATCAGTTTTCAACTGTAATGAACTACGTCCTACTATGGATAGTATAAAAGAAACTTTATTTAATTGGTTAATACCTTTTATTCAAAAAACTAGATGTCTTGACTGTTTTGCTGGTAGCGGATCTTTAGCTATTGAAGCACTTTCTAGATATGCAGCTGCAGCTACATTCATTGAAATAAAAAGACATGCTGCTTTACAAATTAAAGCTAATTTAGAAAAATTAGGAGCAAAAAATTCACAAGTAATTAATCATGATATATTAAATTACCTATCTCATAAAGGTTCGCCTTATGATATTATTTTTTTAGATCCGCCATTTCGTAAAAATTTACTAAAAAATACTTCTATTCTATTAGAACAAAATGGTTGGTTAACTAAAAATTGTTGGATATATATTGAAACAGAAATAGAAAACAATTTAAATATTTTACCTAAAAATTGGTTAATATACCGTCAAAAAAAAGTAGGACAAGTAGCTTACTGTCTTTATACACGCTATTGA
- the tusA gene encoding sulfurtransferase TusA, translated as MSDISPKPDYIINLYGLRCPETIMMIRKMVRQMISGETLLIISDDPSTIRDIPIFCHFMAHQLLVKEIQHIPYRYLILKKNVNQMK; from the coding sequence ATGTCTGATATTTCTCCTAAACCAGATTATATTATTAATCTATATGGATTACGTTGTCCTGAAACCATTATGATGATAAGAAAAATGGTTCGCCAAATGATTAGTGGTGAAACTTTATTAATTATATCTGATGATCCATCTACGATACGTGATATTCCTATCTTTTGTCATTTTATGGCTCATCAATTATTAGTTAAAGAAATTCAACATATTCCATATCGTTATTTGATTCTTAAAAAAAATGTGAATCAAATGAAATAA
- a CDS encoding cell division ATP-binding protein FtsE: protein MISFENVSKVYYSSKQALQSINFHIISGKMIFLVGSSGSGKSTLLKLLYGIERPTTGSVWFNGCEVNRLKKTKLPFLRRQIGMVFQDHRLLFDKNVYYNVSIPLLITGFSIDVIRRRVSAALDKVGLINRAKSFPIQLSHKEQKRISIARAIVNNPSVLLVDELTDCFDIDDKLSNNIIELFEEFNRIGVTVLIATHNPDLISSYKYSILKLNNGRMIEG, encoded by the coding sequence ATGATTTCTTTTGAAAATGTTAGTAAAGTTTACTATAGCAGTAAACAAGCACTCCAAAGTATTAATTTTCATATCATTTCTGGAAAAATGATTTTTCTTGTTGGTAGTTCTGGTTCTGGTAAAAGTACGTTATTAAAATTGCTTTATGGTATTGAGCGTCCTACTACTGGTAGTGTTTGGTTTAATGGTTGTGAAGTTAATCGTTTAAAAAAGACAAAATTACCTTTTTTACGTCGTCAGATAGGTATGGTTTTTCAAGATCATCGTTTGTTATTTGATAAAAATGTATATTATAATGTCTCTATTCCTTTACTTATTACTGGTTTTAGTATTGATGTTATTAGACGTCGTGTTTCCGCTGCTTTAGATAAAGTAGGTTTGATTAATAGGGCAAAAAGTTTTCCTATTCAATTATCACATAAAGAGCAAAAAAGAATAAGTATAGCTCGTGCTATTGTTAATAACCCTAGTGTATTATTAGTAGATGAACTTACTGATTGTTTTGATATTGATGACAAATTATCCAATAATATAATAGAGTTATTTGAAGAATTTAATAGAATTGGTGTAACAGTTTTGATTGCTACTCATAATCCAGATCTTATTTCTAGCTATAAATATTCCATATTAAAATTAAATAATGGAAGAATGATAGAAGGTTAA
- the ftsY gene encoding signal recognition particle-docking protein FtsY has product MKENFLTYLRNKLLKTRQNIGVNLINFFKNKKIDYDFFDQLEEQLLIADLGIETTRKIINNLISYTSSKKISDTSLLYSILREEMKKILFTVDKPVMIKDTILYIILMVGVNGSGKTTTIGKLARQYQEKGKSVMLVAGDTFRAAAIEQLQFWGEYNNIPVISRHTGADPASIIFDSIQLAKIKKINILIIDTAGRLHNKLYLMEELKKIIKVIKKIDQEAPHEVLLTVDSSTGQNVINQVKIFHDMVSLTGIIVTKLDGTAKGGVIFSIVDKFKIPIRYIGIGNGVYDLRKFVAHDFIEAIFVRDKKINDFF; this is encoded by the coding sequence ATGAAAGAAAATTTTCTTACATATTTAAGAAATAAATTATTAAAAACAAGACAAAATATAGGAGTTAATTTAATCAATTTTTTTAAAAATAAAAAAATTGATTATGATTTTTTTGATCAATTAGAAGAACAATTATTAATAGCTGATCTTGGTATAGAGACAACTAGAAAGATTATAAATAACTTAATTTCTTATACAAGTAGTAAAAAAATTAGTGACACATCTTTGCTTTATAGTATCTTGCGTGAAGAAATGAAAAAAATTTTATTTACTGTTGATAAACCGGTTATGATAAAAGATACAATATTGTATATTATCTTAATGGTAGGGGTTAATGGTTCTGGTAAAACTACAACAATTGGTAAATTAGCACGTCAATATCAAGAAAAAGGCAAATCGGTCATGTTAGTTGCTGGAGATACATTTAGAGCTGCAGCAATAGAACAATTACAATTTTGGGGGGAATATAATAATATTCCTGTTATTTCTCGTCATACTGGTGCAGATCCTGCATCAATTATTTTCGATTCTATTCAATTAGCAAAAATTAAAAAAATTAACATATTAATTATAGATACTGCTGGAAGACTACATAATAAATTATATTTAATGGAAGAATTAAAAAAAATTATTAAAGTTATAAAAAAAATTGATCAAGAAGCACCTCATGAAGTACTGCTAACTGTAGATTCTAGTACTGGTCAAAATGTAATAAATCAGGTTAAAATTTTTCATGATATGGTTAGTTTAACTGGTATAATTGTCACTAAACTTGATGGTACTGCTAAAGGCGGTGTAATTTTTAGTATTGTTGATAAATTTAAAATTCCAATTCGTTATATTGGCATTGGTAATGGTGTTTATGATTTAAGAAAATTTGTAGCTCATGATTTTATTGAGGCTATTTTTGTCAGAGATAAAAAAATTAATGATTTCTTTTGA
- a CDS encoding FtsX-like permease family protein, producing the protein MAKKPIYKIKKLKGGWLDKYRYAWLDTLSDILRQPLFTMLTIIVISISITIPTIFYMVWKNISQINEKWYQITRITIFLDKNLYQHSFKKHFIILSKIKNMRNIDFLLEKNILSKFLSWLEFNSKFTFFKKNKLSSLGIMISEINFQNSKSLLYLSNQLNKLSVIKNIRIYNNWFMNLSLLTDLIGKITIIISIFMVITIFLVISNNIRSNIFFRRDMINVMKLIGATNSFVMRSFLNSGIILGFLGSLLALALSIIFMWKINSNFIQITSGFIGIRIINIQGFLWNEILIIIFISTIIGWITAWLTTIQYLRSFAE; encoded by the coding sequence ATGGCTAAAAAACCTATCTATAAAATTAAAAAATTAAAAGGTGGTTGGTTAGATAAGTATAGATACGCATGGTTAGATACATTATCGGATATATTACGTCAGCCTTTATTTACAATGCTAACTATTATTGTGATTTCTATTTCGATAACAATACCAACCATATTTTATATGGTATGGAAAAATATTTCACAAATAAACGAAAAATGGTATCAAATCACTCGAATAACTATCTTTTTAGATAAAAATTTATATCAACATAGTTTTAAAAAACATTTTATTATACTTAGCAAAATAAAAAATATGAGAAATATAGATTTTTTATTAGAAAAAAATATTTTGAGTAAATTTTTGAGTTGGTTAGAGTTTAATTCTAAATTTACTTTTTTTAAAAAAAATAAGTTATCATCTTTAGGTATTATGATTTCTGAAATTAATTTTCAAAATTCAAAATCATTGTTGTACTTAAGTAATCAATTAAATAAATTAAGTGTAATTAAAAATATTCGTATATATAACAATTGGTTTATGAATTTATCATTATTAACTGATTTAATTGGGAAAATTACAATAATAATTAGTATTTTTATGGTTATAACTATTTTTTTAGTGATAAGTAATAATATTAGATCAAATATCTTTTTTCGTAGAGATATGATTAATGTAATGAAATTAATTGGAGCTACAAATAGTTTTGTTATGCGCTCATTTTTAAATAGTGGTATTATATTAGGATTTTTAGGTTCTTTACTTGCATTAGCATTATCAATTATATTTATGTGGAAAATAAATAGTAATTTTATACAAATAACTAGTGGTTTCATTGGTATTAGAATAATAAATATTCAAGGTTTTTTATGGAATGAAATTTTAATTATT